From one Bifidobacterium sp. WK012_4_13 genomic stretch:
- a CDS encoding glycoside hydrolase family 32 protein, with product MSSIAQSMPITETIDEQGFPSGEYTRLELFVERRNQGIAAGVELRCDDSESPVRELLDGARRRRHVTFDLERHANYSLAVSNARISMAYLSGGQDLLDRGVSYLTVSACELRPNHVRSDGEDGGEAPAGELQSRSDREDPRWNPVDVEVAEDLGRFYEGNVRPKVHFEPFERWMNDPNGLCQFQGRYHMFYQLNPYGWQWDNMHWGHAASRDLIHWVHLPVVLFPQQELDESEHLSGGAFSGSAVPIDAQGRPCAGDDAHAMRFFLTRHIEEGGDPESLVESQTTCVSYDGIGVEQEHTVVERPLVGGIGHELGRDFRDPKVEWRFKAECDQSKPMTLMTVASNLPRKDVQEQHYAYVWEPGSDLRRGWFALDSMDEAGANAADDARVPALAGFVADDDTRLDDADAWRYIGPMFADTEHPEAFTYECPDFFPLDGHDVAVAALMKYRDGGGRFQPVVWYSGDLELRGTERQPRFTARTSGLCDFGTSFYAVQSFGDDSGRRIAIGWLADWFGVRREGEHRANGAMTLPRELHVRDGRLTSYPVREVFDQLLGKVLLRSSAQTGQSCGCGVAGQRISGNAYYARIELPDDSDFDIEIASEPQRGSLHLVRQEGITRIATHGSNTDSLHLSSGICDARTMEIFYDRGIAEIFLNHGEAAAAVLSACNGEDGMFQAQFDEAMNGQAKVEVRELRGIWD from the coding sequence ACCTTCGACCTGGAAAGGCACGCCAACTATTCCCTGGCTGTGAGCAATGCGCGTATCTCGATGGCATATCTTTCAGGCGGCCAAGACCTGCTGGACAGGGGAGTCAGCTACCTGACGGTATCGGCCTGCGAGCTGCGACCGAATCATGTCAGGAGTGACGGCGAAGACGGCGGGGAAGCCCCCGCTGGCGAGCTTCAGTCTCGCTCGGATCGCGAAGATCCTCGCTGGAATCCAGTCGACGTGGAGGTCGCCGAGGACCTTGGCCGATTCTATGAGGGCAATGTCAGACCCAAGGTCCATTTTGAACCATTCGAGCGTTGGATGAACGATCCCAACGGCCTGTGCCAGTTCCAGGGGCGATACCACATGTTCTACCAGCTCAATCCATACGGCTGGCAATGGGACAACATGCATTGGGGCCATGCCGCGAGCAGGGATCTGATTCACTGGGTGCATCTGCCTGTCGTGCTCTTCCCCCAGCAGGAGCTTGATGAGTCGGAGCATCTCTCCGGGGGGGCATTCTCCGGAAGCGCCGTGCCGATCGATGCTCAGGGTCGCCCCTGCGCCGGCGATGATGCCCATGCCATGCGATTCTTCCTGACAAGGCACATCGAGGAAGGGGGCGACCCCGAATCGCTGGTCGAATCGCAGACCACATGCGTAAGCTACGACGGGATAGGCGTCGAGCAGGAGCATACGGTCGTTGAGCGGCCACTCGTCGGCGGCATCGGGCATGAACTCGGAAGAGACTTTCGCGATCCGAAGGTTGAATGGCGATTCAAGGCGGAGTGTGACCAATCGAAGCCCATGACCTTGATGACTGTGGCCTCGAACCTTCCTAGGAAGGATGTGCAGGAGCAGCATTACGCATATGTCTGGGAACCGGGCTCAGATCTCAGGCGAGGATGGTTCGCGCTGGATTCCATGGATGAGGCCGGAGCGAACGCGGCAGACGACGCCCGAGTCCCCGCGCTGGCCGGATTCGTTGCGGATGACGATACGCGGCTCGACGATGCAGATGCATGGAGATACATCGGACCCATGTTCGCCGATACGGAGCATCCCGAGGCCTTCACCTATGAATGCCCCGATTTCTTCCCTCTCGATGGGCACGACGTCGCCGTTGCGGCATTGATGAAATACAGGGATGGAGGTGGAAGGTTCCAGCCGGTCGTATGGTATTCGGGTGACCTCGAGCTTCGTGGCACGGAACGCCAGCCTCGCTTCACGGCAAGGACGAGTGGCCTGTGCGATTTTGGCACGAGCTTCTATGCCGTGCAGTCATTCGGCGATGATTCAGGGCGACGCATAGCCATCGGCTGGCTTGCCGACTGGTTTGGCGTGCGCCGGGAAGGCGAGCATCGCGCAAACGGAGCCATGACGCTGCCGAGGGAACTGCACGTCCGGGATGGAAGGCTCACAAGCTATCCCGTGAGGGAAGTCTTCGACCAGTTGCTGGGAAAGGTGCTGCTGAGATCCTCGGCGCAGACCGGACAATCCTGTGGGTGCGGTGTGGCCGGACAACGCATTTCCGGCAATGCATACTATGCAAGGATCGAGCTTCCCGATGATTCGGACTTCGACATTGAGATCGCGTCCGAACCGCAACGTGGTTCCCTCCATCTCGTCAGGCAGGAGGGGATCACCCGGATAGCGACCCATGGGTCCAACACGGACTCATTGCATCTCAGCTCCGGCATCTGCGATGCAAGGACCATGGAGATATTCTATGACCGAGGCATCGCGGAGATCTTCCTCAACCACGGGGAAGCGGCAGCCGCTGTGCTCAGCGCGTGCAATGGTGAGGATGGAATGTTCCAAGCGCAGTTCGATGAGGCCATGAACGGCCAAGCGAAGGTGGAAGTCCGCGAGCTTCGTGGCATCTGGGACTGA
- a CDS encoding carbohydrate kinase family protein, translating to MDILGLGGSALDTIKVVDHLPVRDGFCSVLSTRRMLGGSGTNVLVQAQRLGARTASISKVADDADSDAIVDSLRRIGVDTRGVIRQQGGFAAPRCLIYVDGHGEKALVLDGDGRRALPPISMEEASFDLMNETSVLYLDLNPAELSLAAAKIAKDKGKTVVCNMQEDFETVLSKGIDREFLYELLHYVDVFAPCQEGVGPCAGSYEIDDEIEFVRRHFSGIIVLTQGSRGVCAVDASNRRFDVPAFDIDARDTTGAGDSFIGAFMTEHIIGDCPMRQSLVFASACAALTCMDYGALSSPTRGRVEEFLASHGNGMGEDLRTIAHKEN from the coding sequence ATGGATATCCTGGGTTTGGGCGGCAGCGCACTCGACACGATCAAGGTGGTCGATCATCTGCCCGTCAGAGATGGATTCTGCAGCGTGCTTTCGACGCGTCGCATGCTTGGAGGCAGCGGGACCAACGTGCTGGTCCAGGCACAGCGACTCGGAGCTCGGACTGCATCGATCTCGAAGGTCGCCGATGACGCGGACAGCGATGCGATAGTCGATTCGCTGCGACGCATCGGGGTCGATACCAGAGGGGTGATTCGGCAGCAGGGCGGTTTCGCCGCTCCGCGCTGCCTGATCTATGTGGATGGCCATGGAGAGAAGGCCCTCGTTCTCGATGGCGATGGAAGAAGGGCGCTTCCGCCGATCAGCATGGAGGAGGCGTCGTTTGACCTGATGAATGAGACTTCCGTGCTGTATCTTGACCTCAATCCCGCGGAGCTTTCGCTTGCCGCCGCCAAAATCGCGAAGGACAAGGGGAAAACCGTCGTATGCAACATGCAGGAAGACTTCGAAACGGTGCTGTCCAAGGGCATAGACCGAGAATTCCTCTATGAGCTACTCCACTACGTCGATGTCTTCGCACCATGTCAGGAAGGAGTCGGGCCCTGTGCGGGAAGCTACGAGATCGATGACGAAATCGAATTCGTGCGGAGGCACTTTTCGGGGATCATCGTCCTGACCCAGGGATCGCGTGGCGTATGCGCCGTCGATGCCTCGAATCGCAGATTCGACGTTCCCGCCTTCGACATCGATGCCAGGGACACGACCGGCGCCGGGGACTCGTTCATCGGTGCATTCATGACCGAGCACATCATAGGTGACTGTCCGATGAGACAATCCCTTGTCTTTGCATCGGCTTGCGCTGCCTTGACCTGCATGGACTATGGTGCTCTGTCCTCTCCCACGCGGGGAAGGGTGGAAGAATTCCTTGCCAGTCATGGCAACGGTATGGGAGAAGACCTTCGAACGATCGCTCATAAGGAGAATTGA
- a CDS encoding ADP-ribosylglycohydrolase family protein — protein sequence MTSTARLVRNVLLSIAYGDAMGMPTENLTRSQIAERYGDITEFNESPDDVGTFIRHLPAGTVTDDTENAIFLCNMLIDAKGRVDPELFVKYLMDWLDHDERSAVMVGPSTKGAIEAIRHGTPLKESGIWGTTNGASMKIAPIGLISPVADMEGLIRNVSAICMPTHNTQVAIQGACIVAAAVSYMFDNQDIDWNEYYGFVHQAGALSSNLGNPLPTPDILRRIDYGRHIADSADEDEFRDQLYGFMGTGLETIETVPAAITIVYRYRANLRLCVRTCAGIGGDTDTLGAICGGICGGYDCNLTDDEIDTLQGVNAIDFGGTAEGMSSIVDSARAPRA from the coding sequence ATGACATCCACTGCCCGTCTGGTGCGAAACGTGCTGCTTTCCATTGCATATGGCGATGCCATGGGAATGCCGACGGAGAATCTTACAAGGTCTCAGATTGCCGAACGATATGGTGACATCACCGAATTCAACGAGAGCCCCGATGACGTCGGGACATTCATCCGCCATCTTCCCGCCGGAACGGTCACCGACGATACCGAAAATGCGATATTCCTGTGCAACATGCTCATCGATGCCAAAGGCAGGGTCGACCCTGAGCTGTTCGTGAAATATCTGATGGACTGGCTCGACCATGATGAACGCAGCGCGGTCATGGTGGGACCGAGCACGAAGGGCGCCATCGAGGCAATCCGGCATGGCACGCCGCTGAAGGAGTCAGGCATCTGGGGAACGACGAATGGCGCCTCGATGAAGATAGCGCCGATCGGGCTCATCTCTCCCGTCGCTGACATGGAGGGGTTGATCCGCAATGTGTCGGCGATCTGCATGCCGACACACAATACCCAGGTGGCCATTCAGGGGGCATGCATCGTCGCGGCCGCTGTGAGCTATATGTTCGATAACCAGGACATCGACTGGAACGAGTACTACGGTTTCGTGCATCAGGCGGGAGCCCTGTCATCCAATCTTGGCAACCCGCTGCCCACGCCAGACATTCTCAGGCGCATAGACTATGGCCGTCACATCGCCGACAGCGCCGACGAAGATGAGTTCCGTGACCAGCTCTACGGCTTCATGGGAACGGGTCTGGAAACCATTGAGACCGTCCCGGCCGCAATAACGATCGTCTACCGCTACCGGGCGAATCTGCGTCTGTGCGTACGAACATGCGCGGGCATCGGTGGGGATACCGACACGCTCGGCGCGATCTGCGGTGGCATCTGTGGCGGATACGACTGCAATCTGACGGATGATGAGATAGATACGCTGCAAGGCGTCAATGCCATCGATTTTGGTGGCACTGCCGAAGGGATGTCGAGCATCGTCGACTCGGCAAGGGCACCGCGCGCATGA
- a CDS encoding LacI family DNA-binding transcriptional regulator — protein MKEIAKQTGVSISSVSLVLNNRDMGRIKPEIAGRIRAAAKEMGYQPNRIASSMRTNKTRILGFISDEIATTPFAGRLILGAQDAARMFGYTLLTVNTNGDKELELKEIETLQQYGVDGFLYARMFNQPTSVPEVLRKDPLVLVDATDELANLPSVVPDEIRIGKDVTERLIQAGCKRIAYIGLNDSIAAQTGRFKGYRDTLAKHHIAYDERLVINPAIGAEAFAATETLMKTHHPDGFFCFNDARAWSVYQSAAWHGLEVGKDISVIGVDNHQVLAETLSPHLTTVELPHYEMGCWGTRKLISLLEDFDVDEVAPPQTNAELPRLDALRAKVECTLIEKESVVGNVGA, from the coding sequence ATGAAGGAAATCGCCAAGCAGACTGGCGTATCCATCTCTTCGGTCTCACTTGTGCTCAATAACCGGGATATGGGAAGGATAAAGCCGGAAATCGCAGGCAGAATCCGGGCGGCGGCCAAGGAGATGGGGTATCAGCCAAATCGCATAGCAAGCAGCATGAGAACCAACAAGACCCGCATCCTCGGCTTCATCAGCGATGAGATCGCCACCACGCCATTTGCCGGACGCCTGATTCTCGGAGCTCAGGACGCGGCGAGAATGTTCGGCTATACCCTGCTTACCGTGAACACCAACGGCGACAAGGAGCTGGAACTCAAGGAGATCGAAACCCTGCAGCAATACGGCGTCGACGGTTTTCTCTATGCACGCATGTTCAATCAGCCCACTTCCGTTCCGGAGGTGCTTCGCAAGGATCCACTCGTGCTGGTCGATGCGACGGATGAACTCGCCAATCTGCCATCGGTGGTTCCCGACGAGATTCGCATCGGCAAGGACGTGACGGAGCGCCTGATCCAGGCGGGATGCAAACGCATCGCCTATATCGGCCTCAATGATTCGATCGCTGCCCAGACCGGACGTTTCAAGGGCTATCGCGATACCTTGGCGAAGCATCATATCGCCTATGACGAGCGTCTGGTCATCAATCCTGCGATCGGAGCCGAGGCATTTGCCGCAACCGAAACGCTGATGAAGACCCATCATCCCGACGGATTCTTCTGCTTCAACGATGCCCGTGCCTGGAGCGTGTATCAGTCTGCCGCCTGGCATGGTCTCGAAGTGGGAAAGGACATATCCGTCATCGGCGTGGACAACCATCAGGTTCTGGCAGAGACGCTGTCGCCGCATCTGACGACCGTCGAACTGCCACATTATGAGATGGGCTGCTGGGGCACCCGCAAGCTGATCTCGCTCCTCGAGGACTTCGACGTTGACGAGGTCGCACCTCCGCAGACCAATGCGGAGCTTCCCAGGCTCGACGCACTGCGAGCCAAGGTCGAATGCACGTTGATCGAGAAGGAATCGGTAGTCGGGAATGTGGGTGCCTGA
- a CDS encoding amino acid permease, which produces MKSDKTLISASQMSIMTIITIAGLRGLPAMAVLGWQSIILYLIPAVMFFIPTALISAELGSTYQGGVYQWVKEGLGERWGFTAIWMQWIHNVVWYPAQLAFVAGALSSIFGLGGLSDSGAYVTTVIIVVFWWAIWLTLKGGNLFARVASVAGLVGTIIPAGLLVILGAAWLLSGQHVSSTLTASSALPNFTNVAAIALVVQNVLAFGGMEVNAVHAQQMEHPKRYTRVIGVAFVGALAIFIIPTLVLAMVLPKDVNLSDGTVIAFQTMFSTFHMGFMGNVMGLAIVFGAIASIVSWISGPSRGLYDAAEDGCLPSYFKTTNRNGAQSGILIIMGIIVTLLAFLYVIFPSSVSMVFSLLIGMAVALYVMMYMLMFAASINLRRLHKTGNDGYRAPALYAMAVMGIVACICAFVMTFIPAAGQSGIPQGSYPVIAAVVVLSLTMPCIALYRSPRRRAKEKRMHA; this is translated from the coding sequence GTGAAATCTGATAAGACGCTGATCTCAGCATCGCAAATGTCCATAATGACCATCATAACCATCGCAGGGCTTCGCGGGCTTCCCGCGATGGCGGTGCTTGGATGGCAGTCGATCATCCTGTACCTGATTCCTGCCGTGATGTTCTTCATACCCACCGCCCTGATCTCCGCCGAACTTGGCAGCACATATCAGGGCGGCGTGTACCAGTGGGTGAAGGAGGGGCTGGGGGAGCGTTGGGGTTTCACCGCCATCTGGATGCAGTGGATTCATAACGTGGTGTGGTATCCAGCACAGCTGGCATTCGTCGCAGGTGCGCTGTCTTCCATCTTCGGTCTGGGCGGTCTTTCCGATTCAGGCGCGTATGTCACGACGGTCATCATCGTGGTGTTTTGGTGGGCGATATGGCTCACGCTCAAGGGTGGCAATCTCTTCGCCCGGGTCGCCTCGGTCGCCGGACTGGTCGGAACGATCATTCCCGCAGGGCTGCTTGTGATCCTGGGGGCTGCATGGCTTCTGAGCGGCCAGCATGTGTCGTCGACGCTGACGGCCAGCTCCGCACTGCCCAACTTCACGAATGTCGCAGCAATCGCGCTCGTGGTGCAGAATGTATTGGCCTTTGGCGGGATGGAGGTCAACGCCGTCCATGCCCAGCAGATGGAGCATCCGAAAAGGTACACCAGGGTCATAGGAGTCGCCTTCGTCGGAGCGCTCGCGATTTTCATCATCCCGACATTGGTCCTTGCGATGGTGCTGCCCAAGGATGTCAATCTTTCCGACGGAACGGTCATCGCGTTCCAGACCATGTTCTCCACGTTCCATATGGGTTTCATGGGCAACGTGATGGGACTGGCCATAGTCTTCGGCGCCATCGCGTCCATCGTCAGTTGGATTTCCGGGCCGTCCCGTGGACTTTACGATGCCGCCGAAGATGGATGCCTGCCAAGCTATTTCAAGACGACGAACCGAAATGGCGCACAATCCGGCATTCTGATCATCATGGGCATAATCGTGACGCTGCTGGCGTTCCTGTACGTCATATTTCCCTCGAGCGTGTCCATGGTGTTCTCCCTGCTGATCGGCATGGCCGTCGCGCTTTACGTGATGATGTACATGCTGATGTTTGCGGCGAGCATCAACCTTCGAAGACTGCATAAGACCGGCAACGACGGATACAGGGCTCCTGCACTGTATGCCATGGCTGTCATGGGCATCGTCGCATGCATATGCGCCTTTGTGATGACTTTCATCCCAGCTGCCGGGCAATCGGGCATTCCGCAGGGAAGCTATCCCGTGATAGCGGCTGTTGTGGTGCTGTCGCTGACGATGCCCTGCATTGCGCTGTATCGTTCACCCAGGAGGCGGGCGAAAGAGAAGAGGATGCATGCGTGA
- a CDS encoding ECF transporter S component: MTNITRNIRNHYAWRPVDIAVAAAIGVASGLIFWGFNYVSAWLFPLLRAILPGTGSLFHAVWYFSGPLALLIIRKPGSAVFVNLVGSAVEMLLGNMFSVSFVFVSAIFQALFSELAFAMFLYRRWTLSVSMLSGLFTAIEYGFYLLYFQYQGVSLFSAYGITHMICEMIGGVLIAGVMSWYLFVAISKTGALDRFSSGRSLAPKVD, encoded by the coding sequence ATGACAAACATCACAAGAAACATACGCAATCATTATGCCTGGAGACCCGTTGACATAGCAGTCGCGGCAGCGATCGGCGTAGCATCCGGCCTCATCTTCTGGGGATTCAACTATGTCTCCGCATGGCTGTTCCCACTGCTCCGCGCCATACTTCCCGGAACCGGCAGCCTCTTCCACGCAGTCTGGTATTTCTCCGGACCGCTGGCGCTTCTGATCATTCGCAAGCCAGGTTCCGCGGTTTTCGTGAATCTGGTAGGCAGCGCTGTCGAGATGCTTCTTGGGAATATGTTCTCCGTCAGCTTCGTCTTCGTGTCCGCAATATTCCAGGCATTGTTCTCTGAACTGGCCTTCGCCATGTTCCTCTACAGGCGTTGGACTCTCAGCGTCAGCATGCTGTCGGGCCTGTTCACCGCAATAGAGTATGGCTTCTATCTCCTGTATTTCCAATATCAGGGCGTCTCCTTGTTCAGCGCCTACGGGATCACCCATATGATCTGCGAGATGATAGGTGGAGTCCTCATCGCTGGGGTCATGAGCTGGTATCTCTTCGTGGCAATATCCAAGACCGGTGCCTTGGATAGGTTCTCATCAGGCCGTTCCCTGGCCCCGAAGGTCGACTAG
- the ettA gene encoding energy-dependent translational throttle protein EttA, translated as MAEFIYQMIKARKAFGERVILDDVTLSFIPGAKIGVVGPNGMGKSTLLKIMAGLDTVSNGEAQLTPGYTVGILQQEPPLDEDKTVGENIEMAFGGIKAKIRRFNEIGEEMAKPDADFDALMAEMGKLQEEIDAADAWDLDSQLDQAMDALQCPDSDTPVTVLSGGERRRVALCKLLLEAPDLLLLDEPTNHLDAESILWLENFLHSYKGAVLAVTHDRYFLNNVAEWICEVDRGHLYPYKGNYSTYLETKAKRLEVQGAKDAKLSRRLNSELDWVRSSPKARQAKNKARLERYEQMENEARNNKKLDFSEIQIPPGPRLGSKVLEAEHIHKSFGDRVLIDDLSFTLPRNGIVGVIGPNGVGKSTLFKTIVGLESVTSGSLDIGDTVKISYVDQNREGIDPDKNLWQVVSDGLDFMMVGGVEVPTRAYVASFGFKGPDQQKPAGVLSGGERNRLNLALTLKQGGNLLLLDEPTNDLDVETLESLENALLAFPGCAVVISHDRWFLDRISTHILAWEGNDEDPGNWYWFEGNFQAYQENKVARLGEEASKPHRLHRKLTR; from the coding sequence ATGGCAGAGTTCATCTACCAAATGATCAAGGCAAGAAAAGCTTTCGGAGAGCGCGTCATCCTCGATGATGTGACGCTCAGCTTCATACCGGGAGCGAAGATCGGCGTTGTCGGGCCGAACGGCATGGGAAAGTCCACCTTGCTGAAGATCATGGCAGGTCTGGATACGGTATCGAACGGGGAAGCGCAGCTTACGCCAGGGTATACCGTCGGCATATTGCAGCAGGAGCCGCCGCTCGACGAGGATAAGACCGTCGGCGAGAACATCGAGATGGCATTCGGCGGGATCAAGGCGAAGATTCGCAGATTCAACGAGATTGGCGAGGAAATGGCCAAGCCCGATGCGGATTTCGACGCGCTGATGGCAGAGATGGGCAAGCTTCAGGAAGAGATTGACGCCGCTGACGCATGGGATCTCGACAGTCAGCTCGACCAGGCGATGGATGCCTTGCAGTGCCCGGATTCAGACACGCCGGTCACCGTGCTTTCAGGTGGGGAGCGCAGACGCGTCGCACTGTGCAAGCTGCTGCTCGAAGCGCCCGATCTGCTGCTGCTCGACGAGCCGACCAACCATCTTGATGCCGAATCGATTCTGTGGCTGGAGAACTTCCTGCACTCATACAAGGGTGCGGTTCTTGCCGTGACCCACGACAGGTATTTCCTCAACAACGTCGCAGAGTGGATCTGCGAGGTCGATCGCGGCCACCTCTATCCATACAAGGGCAACTATTCGACGTACCTCGAAACCAAGGCCAAGCGTCTTGAGGTTCAGGGCGCGAAGGATGCCAAGCTGTCCCGCCGTCTGAACTCGGAGCTCGACTGGGTGCGCAGCTCGCCGAAGGCCCGTCAGGCGAAGAACAAGGCGCGTCTGGAACGCTATGAGCAGATGGAGAACGAGGCCCGCAACAACAAGAAGCTCGACTTCTCCGAGATTCAGATTCCGCCGGGGCCACGCCTGGGTTCGAAGGTTCTCGAGGCAGAGCATATCCATAAGTCATTCGGCGACCGCGTGCTGATCGACGACCTGAGCTTCACCTTGCCCCGAAACGGCATCGTCGGCGTGATCGGCCCCAACGGCGTCGGCAAGTCGACGCTGTTCAAGACGATCGTCGGTCTCGAATCCGTCACCAGCGGCAGCCTGGACATCGGCGACACGGTCAAGATCTCCTACGTGGATCAGAACCGCGAAGGCATCGACCCGGACAAGAACCTGTGGCAGGTCGTCTCGGACGGACTGGACTTCATGATGGTAGGAGGGGTCGAAGTTCCCACGCGAGCCTATGTCGCTAGCTTCGGCTTCAAGGGACCTGACCAGCAGAAGCCAGCGGGAGTGCTCTCCGGTGGTGAGCGCAACCGTCTGAACCTTGCGCTGACGCTCAAGCAGGGCGGCAATCTGCTGCTGCTCGACGAGCCCACGAACGATTTGGATGTGGAGACCTTGGAAAGCCTTGAAAACGCATTGCTCGCGTTCCCTGGCTGTGCCGTCGTCATATCCCACGATCGGTGGTTCCTTGACCGCATCTCCACGCATATCCTCGCGTGGGAGGGCAACGACGAGGATCCGGGCAACTGGTATTGGTTCGAGGGGAACTTCCAGGCCTATCAGGAGAACAAGGTCGCGCGGCTGGGCGAAGAGGCCTCGAAGCCTCACCGTCTGCACCGCAAGCTCACGCGCTGA
- a CDS encoding acyl-CoA thioesterase: MPSTKSGTPLDDLVRVLSLGEPSEYRSHTYINGESMYFPTGRVYGGQVIAQAVVAASKTVPHGRLPHSIHGYFVSAGDIRQDILFDVENLRDGKSFSSRRVNATQSQGSILTSISSFQEPNQQGVEFADAMPDDVPDPESLTSAKDLMTPFAEKSPFANFYATKSPFDIRHVGETLLMGADRKAVDADSGRQMVWMKADGKAEISQVLHRAMLALGCDQIMMEPVLRRAGLSLVTPGISYASIDHSMWWYRDVDINSWHLYVQDTPTAAHGRGLSYAKVYSQDGTLVGAIAQEAMIRVPEQSM; encoded by the coding sequence ATGCCATCAACTAAATCCGGAACGCCGCTAGATGATTTGGTGAGAGTGCTCAGCTTGGGGGAGCCTTCGGAATATAGAAGCCACACATACATCAATGGCGAGAGTATGTATTTCCCAACCGGGCGGGTCTATGGCGGTCAGGTCATCGCGCAGGCGGTGGTTGCGGCATCGAAGACGGTTCCCCATGGTCGGCTGCCTCACTCCATACATGGATACTTCGTTTCCGCCGGTGACATTCGGCAGGACATCCTGTTCGATGTCGAAAATCTGCGGGATGGAAAGTCATTCTCATCCCGGCGCGTGAACGCCACGCAATCGCAGGGGTCGATTCTCACTTCGATCTCGAGCTTCCAGGAGCCGAACCAGCAGGGCGTCGAGTTCGCTGATGCGATGCCCGACGACGTTCCCGATCCCGAGTCTCTGACGAGCGCGAAGGACCTGATGACCCCATTCGCGGAAAAGTCACCCTTCGCCAATTTCTATGCGACCAAATCGCCGTTCGACATTCGTCATGTCGGCGAGACCCTGCTCATGGGCGCTGACAGGAAGGCAGTCGACGCTGACTCCGGCAGACAGATGGTGTGGATGAAGGCGGATGGCAAGGCCGAGATCTCGCAGGTCCTGCATCGAGCGATGCTCGCGCTGGGATGCGATCAGATCATGATGGAGCCAGTCCTGCGCAGGGCGGGCCTGAGTCTGGTGACTCCGGGAATCTCGTATGCCTCGATCGATCATTCGATGTGGTGGTATCGGGATGTGGACATCAACTCGTGGCATCTCTACGTTCAGGACACGCCAACGGCCGCTCACGGCCGAGGCCTGAGCTATGCGAAGGTCTATTCCCAGGATGGTACGCTGGTTGGCGCAATCGCCCAGGAGGCGATGATTCGCGTCCCCGAGCAGTCCATGTGA
- the rpmE gene encoding 50S ribosomal protein L31, whose product MKQGIHPEYHAVEVTCSCGNHFITRSTEKSDHMTVDVCAKCHPFYTGKQKILDTGGRVARFEARYGKRNK is encoded by the coding sequence ATGAAGCAGGGAATTCATCCCGAATATCATGCGGTGGAAGTCACATGCTCATGTGGCAATCACTTCATCACGCGTTCCACTGAGAAAAGCGATCACATGACCGTTGACGTGTGCGCGAAATGCCATCCGTTCTATACCGGCAAGCAGAAGATTCTCGACACCGGTGGTCGTGTCGCTCGTTTCGAAGCTCGTTACGGCAAGAGGAACAAGTAG